Proteins encoded in a region of the Streptomyces violaceoruber genome:
- a CDS encoding alpha/beta fold hydrolase, producing the protein MEPAIPGFTHERVTVADGVGLHVAVGGTGSPVVLLHGFPQTHLMWRHVAADLAADHTVICPDLRGYGASDKPADPDGTAYAKRAMAADVVALARELGHERFALAGHDRGALVAVRAGLDHPDAVTHLAALDGLPTLDMWDVLHGTTAAVGFHLYLMAQPPGLPEQLIGAAPDAFFGHFLDVWTRDPDALPADVRAAYLKASREAVPSIVADYRASAGVDVDHDRADRENGNRLRMPVTVLQQDWGTALGYDAAALWRAWAPDLRHETVGCGHFMAEEAPDEVAGALRELLTR; encoded by the coding sequence GTGGAACCGGCCATCCCCGGCTTCACCCACGAACGCGTGACGGTCGCCGACGGCGTCGGCCTGCACGTGGCCGTCGGCGGCACGGGCAGCCCGGTCGTGCTGCTGCACGGCTTTCCCCAGACCCATCTGATGTGGCGGCACGTCGCCGCCGACCTGGCGGCCGACCACACGGTCATCTGCCCCGACCTGCGCGGATACGGCGCCAGCGACAAGCCCGCCGACCCGGACGGCACCGCGTACGCCAAGCGGGCCATGGCCGCCGACGTGGTCGCCCTGGCCCGGGAGCTGGGGCACGAGCGGTTCGCGCTGGCCGGTCACGACCGGGGCGCGCTGGTCGCGGTGCGCGCCGGGCTCGACCACCCCGACGCGGTGACGCACCTGGCCGCGCTGGACGGGCTGCCGACGCTGGACATGTGGGACGTCCTGCACGGCACGACGGCGGCGGTCGGCTTCCACCTGTATCTGATGGCGCAGCCGCCGGGGCTGCCGGAGCAGCTGATCGGCGCCGCGCCGGACGCGTTCTTCGGTCACTTCCTCGACGTCTGGACCCGGGACCCGGACGCCCTGCCCGCCGACGTCCGCGCCGCCTACCTGAAGGCGTCCCGCGAGGCGGTGCCGTCCATCGTGGCCGACTACCGGGCCTCGGCCGGCGTCGACGTGGACCACGACCGGGCGGACCGGGAGAACGGCAACCGGCTCCGGATGCCGGTGACCGTGCTCCAGCAGGACTGGGGCACCGCTCTCGGCTACGACGCCGCCGCGCTGTGGCGGGCGTGGGCCCCGGACCTGCGGCACGAAACCGTCGGGTGCGGGCACTTCATGGCCGAGGAGGCGCCGGACGAGGTCGCCGGGGCACTGCGCGAGCTGCTCACCCGGTAG